A single region of the Anaerolineales bacterium genome encodes:
- a CDS encoding extracellular solute-binding protein translates to MRKFNLMLVVALVAAVLFGMVGGNAHAQTSKYVKTFDLSLPLADGDFKGVDVKGTKIVWWHQHTGSREEVVKSLVEKFNAENPFGITAEAVTKENYDNAFTAMTAGLQTGELPNIVVAYPNQATVYQNDGALADMNPLFSDPVIGIQDFEDDFFVNFFFSDLSSAFDGQRLGFATYRSMESLYYNPDALKELGYDAPPKSWAEFKEVTCKFVAVDPANRDGYMVRTDASFLAAAAFAAGSNMYDAENGFTYENVTEMPTVMQEMIAEGCAKKIPERNADQNSFANGKSLFYTGSSSGIPFVWDAISKSEKPFQFAIGPIPGYGDVPIQNVYGASNSLVSKGKTPAEILSSWLFMRWFSEADAQALWAAGTNYFPVRKSAADALGEVFAKEGTGAPYKQVFDLLGSTNEEPGVSVYQTVRSEAGKAFNNILDGADVAETLKALDEAANKLLDEAGGK, encoded by the coding sequence ATGCGTAAATTCAATCTTATGTTAGTGGTTGCGCTCGTCGCCGCCGTCCTGTTTGGGATGGTTGGTGGGAACGCCCACGCCCAAACGAGCAAGTATGTAAAGACCTTTGATTTGAGCTTGCCCCTTGCTGATGGCGACTTCAAGGGCGTTGATGTGAAGGGTACAAAAATTGTTTGGTGGCACCAGCACACGGGCAGCCGTGAAGAAGTTGTCAAGAGTCTCGTTGAGAAGTTCAATGCCGAAAACCCCTTTGGCATCACGGCAGAGGCAGTGACGAAGGAAAATTACGACAACGCCTTCACCGCCATGACCGCCGGGTTGCAGACAGGCGAACTGCCAAACATTGTTGTAGCCTACCCGAACCAAGCCACTGTCTATCAGAACGACGGCGCGTTGGCTGATATGAACCCCTTGTTCAGCGATCCGGTCATTGGCATTCAGGACTTTGAGGACGATTTCTTCGTGAATTTCTTCTTCAGCGATCTGAGCAGTGCCTTCGATGGGCAGCGCCTCGGCTTTGCCACCTACCGTTCGATGGAATCGCTCTATTACAACCCCGACGCGCTGAAGGAACTCGGTTACGATGCGCCGCCGAAGTCGTGGGCAGAATTCAAGGAAGTTACCTGTAAGTTCGTCGCCGTTGACCCCGCCAATCGTGATGGGTACATGGTGCGCACGGATGCTTCGTTCCTTGCAGCGGCAGCATTTGCCGCGGGCAGCAACATGTATGATGCGGAAAACGGGTTCACCTACGAAAACGTGACCGAAATGCCCACCGTGATGCAGGAGATGATCGCTGAAGGCTGTGCGAAGAAAATCCCAGAGCGCAACGCCGACCAGAACAGCTTTGCCAATGGCAAGTCGCTGTTCTACACCGGTTCATCCTCTGGTATTCCCTTCGTGTGGGATGCAATTTCCAAGTCTGAGAAGCCCTTCCAATTCGCCATTGGTCCGATCCCGGGCTATGGGGATGTACCGATCCAGAATGTTTACGGCGCAAGCAATTCGTTAGTTAGCAAGGGCAAGACCCCGGCGGAAATTCTTTCCTCGTGGTTGTTCATGCGCTGGTTCAGCGAAGCCGATGCGCAGGCACTCTGGGCGGCGGGGACAAACTACTTCCCCGTGCGCAAGTCGGCGGCAGATGCGCTTGGCGAGGTTTTTGCCAAAGAAGGCACAGGCGCTCCCTACAAGCAGGTCTTTGACCTTTTGGGCAGCACGAACGAAGAACCCGGCGTGTCCGTCTACCAGACCGTCCGCAGCGAAGCGGGCAAGGCGTTCAATAACATCCTCGATGGCGCGGATGTTGCCGAAACGCTGAAGGCGCTGGACGAAGCGGCAAACAAACTGCTGGATGAAGCAGGCGGCAAGTAA
- the acnA gene encoding aconitate hydratase AcnA: MTSNPMDRFGARTAFETGSGSAFMYRINRLEELKIAPVSHLPISMKILLESALRNLNGYDVTEDDVVALAEWNAKQPASREIPFMPARVLMQDYTGVPCMVDLAAMRNAMVRAKGDPAQINPLVPVDLVIDHSIQIDEFGTRQALQLNSQKEFERNGERYEFLRWAQKAFQNFRVVPPRSGIVHQVNLEYLAKGVVLRPESGAHVAFPDSLVGTDSHSTMINGLGVIGWGVGGIEAEAVMLGQPYYMLLPEVIGFKLTGKLPEGTTATDLVLVVTQMLRKKGVVDKFVEFYGSGISQMSLPDRATIANMAPDFGATMGFFPVDSETLHYLRRTGRTEAEVQLVERYTKAQGLFRTDDMPEPVFTDHVELDLGSVEPSLAGPKRPQDRVPLGQMKQTFQDALRAPVDKRGYALNEEKLASVAHIKNGTEAEITHGAVVIAAITSCTNTSNPSVMLGAGLLAKKAVERGLSVKPYVKTSLAPGSRVVTEYLTETGLMPYLEQLGFHVIGYGCTTCIGNSGPLPVYVGNAVKEHDLVASAVLSGNRNFEGRIHSLVKANYLASPPLVVAYAIAGTVDIDLMNDPLGYDGDGQPVYLKDIWYTQADLAALLETATNPEVFRRLYTGIEDANEDWNAIPNKGDMLFAWDGTSTYIQEPPFFEGFSLEVNPLRNIQHARCLLLLGDSITTDHISPAGDIAENSPAGAYLIERNVTKADFNQYGTRRGNDRIMLRGTFANIRIKNRLLKNRTDLSDKQKEGGFTVHLPSEDYLSVYDAAMRYKGTNTPTIVIGGKEYGTGSSRDWAAKGTALLGVKAVLVESFERIHRGNLVGMGVLPLQFKPGENAETYGLTGYETFSIDGISDTMQPRADLTVSVTRPDGKTFSFTVIARLDSVVEIDNYRNGGLLPSVLRNIMKG; this comes from the coding sequence ATGACCTCCAACCCAATGGATCGGTTTGGCGCACGCACCGCCTTTGAAACGGGCAGCGGTTCGGCGTTCATGTACCGCATCAATCGCCTCGAAGAACTCAAGATCGCGCCCGTATCCCACCTTCCCATCTCCATGAAAATTCTTCTCGAATCCGCCCTCCGTAACCTAAACGGCTATGACGTGACCGAGGATGACGTAGTAGCGCTTGCCGAATGGAACGCCAAGCAGCCCGCCTCCCGTGAAATTCCCTTCATGCCCGCCCGTGTTCTCATGCAAGATTATACCGGCGTCCCCTGTATGGTTGATCTTGCCGCTATGCGCAACGCCATGGTGCGGGCAAAGGGCGATCCTGCCCAAATCAACCCCCTTGTCCCCGTCGATCTCGTCATCGATCACTCGATTCAGATCGATGAATTCGGGACACGGCAGGCGCTCCAACTGAATTCCCAAAAGGAATTTGAGCGCAACGGAGAACGTTATGAATTCCTCCGGTGGGCGCAGAAGGCGTTTCAAAATTTCCGCGTTGTGCCGCCCCGCAGCGGGATCGTCCATCAGGTCAACCTTGAATACTTGGCAAAGGGCGTCGTCTTGCGCCCTGAGAGCGGCGCACACGTCGCCTTCCCCGATAGCCTTGTGGGGACGGATTCGCACAGCACGATGATCAATGGCTTGGGCGTCATTGGCTGGGGTGTGGGCGGCATCGAGGCAGAGGCGGTCATGTTGGGGCAGCCCTACTACATGCTGCTTCCCGAAGTAATCGGCTTCAAGCTCACCGGAAAACTTCCCGAAGGGACAACCGCCACAGACTTGGTACTGGTTGTCACCCAGATGCTGCGCAAGAAGGGCGTTGTCGATAAGTTCGTTGAATTCTACGGATCGGGCATTAGCCAAATGTCCCTCCCCGATCGGGCAACCATTGCGAACATGGCGCCAGATTTTGGGGCGACAATGGGCTTCTTCCCCGTTGATAGCGAAACGCTCCATTACCTCCGCCGGACGGGGCGTACCGAGGCGGAAGTTCAGCTTGTAGAGCGCTACACGAAGGCGCAAGGCTTATTCCGCACCGATGACATGCCCGAACCCGTTTTCACCGATCATGTCGAGTTGGATTTGGGCAGTGTTGAGCCAAGTTTAGCTGGTCCCAAGCGCCCCCAGGATCGCGTCCCGTTGGGGCAGATGAAGCAAACCTTCCAAGATGCCCTCCGCGCCCCCGTCGATAAGCGCGGCTATGCCCTGAACGAGGAAAAACTTGCCAGCGTCGCCCATATCAAAAACGGCACGGAGGCTGAGATAACACATGGGGCGGTGGTCATTGCGGCGATCACAAGCTGCACGAACACCTCAAACCCATCCGTTATGTTGGGGGCGGGGTTGCTGGCAAAGAAGGCGGTGGAGCGCGGCTTAAGCGTCAAACCGTATGTCAAGACCAGCCTTGCACCCGGCTCGCGGGTGGTCACCGAATACCTCACTGAGACAGGACTAATGCCCTACCTTGAGCAGCTTGGCTTTCATGTCATTGGCTATGGCTGCACAACCTGCATCGGCAACAGCGGACCCCTGCCCGTCTATGTGGGGAACGCCGTCAAAGAACACGACCTTGTGGCAAGTGCCGTCCTCAGCGGCAACCGTAACTTTGAGGGGCGTATTCACTCCCTAGTGAAGGCGAACTACTTGGCATCGCCGCCGCTGGTGGTTGCCTATGCCATTGCTGGCACGGTGGATATTGATCTTATGAACGACCCCCTCGGCTATGACGGCGACGGTCAGCCTGTCTATCTGAAGGACATTTGGTACACCCAAGCCGACCTTGCCGCGCTGCTGGAGACTGCCACCAACCCAGAGGTGTTCCGCCGTCTCTACACAGGGATTGAGGATGCTAACGAGGATTGGAACGCCATTCCCAACAAAGGCGACATGCTTTTTGCGTGGGACGGCACATCCACCTATATCCAAGAGCCGCCCTTCTTTGAAGGGTTCAGTCTAGAGGTCAACCCCTTACGGAATATTCAGCACGCTCGCTGCTTGCTCCTCTTGGGCGATTCGATCACAACCGATCATATCTCCCCCGCCGGGGACATTGCCGAGAACAGTCCCGCTGGCGCTTACCTCATCGAGCGCAATGTGACGAAGGCGGATTTCAACCAGTACGGCACACGGCGCGGCAATGACCGGATCATGCTGCGGGGGACGTTCGCCAACATCCGCATCAAGAACCGCCTGTTGAAAAACCGTACCGACCTCTCCGACAAGCAAAAAGAGGGCGGCTTTACCGTCCACCTCCCAAGCGAGGACTACCTCTCCGTCTACGATGCGGCAATGCGCTATAAGGGGACGAACACCCCCACGATTGTCATTGGTGGCAAAGAGTATGGAACGGGGAGTTCCCGTGACTGGGCGGCGAAGGGAACGGCGCTTTTAGGCGTCAAGGCAGTGTTGGTCGAAAGTTTCGAGCGCATCCATCGCGGAAACCTAGTGGGGATGGGCGTCCTCCCCCTTCAGTTTAAACCCGGCGAGAATGCCGAAACCTATGGCTTGACCGGCTACGAGACCTTCAGCATTGACGGTATCAGCGATACGATGCAGCCTCGTGCCGATCTCACCGTCAGTGTCACCCGTCCTGATGGCAAAACGTTCAGTTTCACCGTGATTGCCCGCCTCGACTCCGTTGTGGAGATCGATAACTACCGCAATGGCGGGCTGCTGCCCTCCGTCTTGCGCAACATCATGAAGGGCTAA
- the dnaJ gene encoding molecular chaperone DnaJ codes for MMPKDLYDILGVAKNASTDDLKRAYRKLAKQYHPDTNKEDGAEETFKEVNAAYAILSDADKRARYDRYGYAGIDPNAGAGGFSGGFGGYTDLSEMFEELFGAFTGNSRRSAGGAAGRKQPRAGRDLRLDMTLTFEESIFGITREVDVSRLEKCEVCSGNGAEPGTAVKRCPDCGGTGEVKTVRQTFLGSMVSVAGCSRCNGTGEMIESPCKTCRGEGKTRKTRKVTVTVPPGVDDTTRLRVAGEGDSGDNGGPNGNVMVFFRVQKHDYFKRRDNDILLELQVNIAQAALGADVSVPTVDGMEMLTIPAGTQSGKTFVLRGHGAPRLRGDGTSAGRGDQIIVVEVVIPTKLTPEQRGLFEELGRSLGTEVHPARANKGFFERVAEFFNGGDPRS; via the coding sequence ATGATGCCTAAAGACCTCTACGACATTCTCGGTGTGGCGAAGAACGCCTCCACCGATGATTTGAAACGCGCCTATCGCAAACTTGCCAAACAATATCACCCCGACACAAACAAAGAGGATGGCGCGGAAGAAACCTTTAAAGAGGTGAATGCTGCCTATGCGATCTTGAGCGATGCCGATAAACGCGCCCGCTATGATCGGTATGGCTATGCCGGAATCGACCCCAACGCTGGAGCAGGCGGGTTCAGTGGGGGGTTTGGGGGGTATACCGATCTCTCTGAGATGTTTGAGGAACTGTTTGGCGCGTTCACCGGAAATTCGCGGCGCTCAGCGGGCGGGGCGGCGGGGCGTAAACAGCCCAGAGCCGGGCGCGATCTGCGCCTTGATATGACGCTCACCTTTGAGGAATCCATTTTTGGGATCACCCGTGAGGTCGATGTTTCTCGTTTGGAAAAGTGCGAGGTGTGCAGCGGCAATGGCGCTGAACCCGGCACAGCCGTAAAACGTTGCCCAGACTGCGGCGGTACAGGTGAGGTAAAAACCGTTCGCCAAACATTTTTGGGGAGCATGGTCAGCGTGGCGGGCTGTTCGCGCTGCAACGGCACAGGCGAGATGATCGAATCGCCGTGCAAAACCTGCCGAGGCGAAGGTAAAACCCGCAAGACGCGCAAAGTGACCGTCACCGTCCCCCCGGGCGTGGACGACACCACACGCCTCCGTGTGGCGGGCGAGGGCGACAGCGGCGACAACGGCGGACCAAACGGAAATGTGATGGTCTTTTTCCGTGTTCAGAAGCACGATTACTTCAAACGACGAGACAATGATATTTTGTTGGAACTTCAGGTGAATATTGCGCAGGCGGCGCTTGGCGCGGATGTCTCCGTCCCAACCGTGGATGGCATGGAAATGCTGACGATTCCCGCCGGAACGCAAAGCGGAAAGACCTTTGTGCTGCGGGGGCATGGTGCGCCCCGTTTGCGCGGCGATGGTACATCCGCCGGACGCGGCGATCAGATCATCGTTGTTGAGGTGGTGATCCCCACCAAACTGACGCCAGAACAGCGCGGGTTGTTTGAAGAATTGGGACGCAGTTTGGGAACAGAAGTCCATCCGGCACGGGCGAACAAGGGATTCTTTGAGCGGGTTGCCGAATTTTTCAATGGGGGCGATCCGCGTTCTTGA
- the dnaK gene encoding molecular chaperone DnaK, whose protein sequence is MGKIIGIDLGTTNSVMAVMEGGQPTVIPTSEGSRLLPSVVATNPKTGERIVGQAARRQAVINPENTIFSIKRFMGRKFSDPEVQRALKNVPYKVTEAPNGDVRVIMNGKEYSPPEVSAMILGKLKTDAEAFLGDTVTDAVITVPAYFNDSQRNATKDAGRIAGLDVKRIINEPTASSLAYGLDKKGEEKIAVYDLGGGTFDISILDVGDGVFEVKATNGDTYLGGDDFDNRIINWLADEFNKENGLDLRKDRQALQRLKEAAENAKKELSQTLQAEINLPFITADANGPKHLVITLTRAKLESLTEDLVKNSMTPVAQALKDSGLKASDINEVVLVGGMTRMPAVHEAVKKFFGKEPNKSVNPDEVVAVGAAIQAGVLSGEVKDVLLLDVTPLTLGIETLGGVATPLIERNTTIPVRKSQVYSTASDGQTQVEIHVLQGERPMANDNKTLGRFILDGIPPAPRGVPQIEVTFDIDANGILNVSAKDKATSREQHITITASSGLSEAEIEKMVKDAERNRSADERRKKEIELKNLADNTVYAAEKAVREFGEKVDPTLKRSIEGQIEAVKKAQEAGDQTRVSAAVEDLQRSIQQIGATMYGGAPGMDGADAAGGQRGDKEDVIEGEVVD, encoded by the coding sequence ATGGGTAAAATTATTGGTATTGACCTCGGCACGACGAACTCCGTCATGGCGGTCATGGAAGGTGGACAGCCCACCGTGATTCCCACCAGCGAGGGCAGCCGTTTGCTTCCCTCGGTTGTGGCGACAAACCCCAAGACGGGCGAGCGGATTGTGGGTCAGGCGGCGCGGCGGCAGGCAGTGATCAACCCCGAAAACACGATCTTCTCGATCAAGCGCTTTATGGGACGCAAGTTTAGCGACCCAGAAGTGCAACGCGCCCTGAAGAACGTTCCCTATAAGGTGACCGAAGCGCCAAACGGCGATGTGCGCGTGATCATGAATGGCAAAGAATACAGCCCGCCGGAAGTCAGCGCGATGATCTTGGGCAAGCTTAAGACCGATGCCGAAGCCTTTCTTGGCGATACCGTCACCGATGCGGTGATCACTGTGCCTGCCTACTTCAACGACAGCCAACGGAACGCCACAAAAGACGCCGGACGAATTGCCGGCTTGGATGTCAAGCGCATCATCAACGAGCCTACGGCATCCTCCCTTGCCTATGGGTTGGATAAGAAGGGCGAGGAAAAAATCGCCGTCTATGACCTCGGCGGCGGCACATTCGATATTTCCATTTTGGACGTGGGTGATGGTGTCTTTGAGGTGAAGGCGACGAACGGGGATACCTACCTCGGTGGGGACGACTTCGATAACCGCATCATCAACTGGCTGGCAGATGAGTTCAACAAAGAGAATGGGCTTGATCTGCGTAAGGATCGGCAGGCGCTGCAACGGTTGAAAGAGGCGGCAGAAAACGCCAAGAAGGAACTCTCGCAAACTTTGCAGGCAGAGATCAACCTCCCCTTCATCACGGCGGATGCCAACGGTCCCAAGCATTTGGTGATCACCCTCACCCGCGCCAAACTCGAATCGCTGACGGAAGACCTCGTGAAAAATTCGATGACCCCCGTCGCACAGGCATTGAAAGACTCTGGCTTGAAGGCGAGCGACATTAACGAGGTTGTCCTTGTGGGCGGGATGACCCGTATGCCCGCCGTTCATGAGGCGGTGAAGAAATTCTTCGGCAAAGAGCCGAACAAGAGCGTAAACCCCGATGAAGTAGTTGCCGTTGGTGCGGCAATTCAGGCGGGCGTCCTCTCTGGCGAGGTGAAGGACGTGCTGCTTTTGGACGTGACACCGCTGACGCTGGGTATTGAAACCCTCGGCGGCGTGGCAACGCCCCTCATTGAGCGGAATACGACCATCCCTGTGCGCAAGTCGCAGGTCTACAGCACCGCCTCGGATGGGCAAACGCAGGTTGAAATCCACGTTTTGCAGGGCGAACGCCCCATGGCGAACGACAACAAGACGTTGGGGCGCTTCATTCTTGATGGTATTCCGCCCGCGCCGCGTGGTGTGCCGCAAATTGAAGTCACCTTCGATATTGACGCCAATGGGATTTTGAATGTCTCGGCAAAGGACAAAGCAACCTCCCGCGAGCAGCACATCACGATCACAGCCTCCAGCGGTCTGAGCGAAGCAGAGATTGAGAAGATGGTGAAGGATGCCGAACGCAACCGCTCTGCCGACGAACGGCGCAAGAAGGAAATTGAACTGAAGAACCTTGCCGATAACACCGTCTATGCGGCGGAGAAAGCGGTTCGTGAATTTGGCGAAAAGGTTGACCCCACGCTGAAACGGAGCATCGAAGGGCAGATTGAGGCGGTGAAAAAGGCACAAGAGGCGGGTGACCAAACCCGCGTCAGCGCGGCGGTGGAAGATTTGCAGCGGAGCATCCAACAGATTGGGGCGACCATGTACGGCGGGGCGCCGGGTATGGATGGCGCGGACGCCGCTGGCGGACAGCGGGGCGATAAGGAAGATGTCATTGAAGGCGAGGTTGTAGACTAA
- a CDS encoding nucleotide exchange factor GrpE has product MTDNTHAQTNETPPTTTEAAADSPPVDLAVALAQAQAKAQEYLDGWQRARADFANYRKRADKEREDTFQLAVIDTLRKFIPVIDDFDRAMGNILTEDAEREVIKGFSLIHRKLATLLEGAGLAVIDPQGQVFDPALHEAIGQDAPTADIPSGHISAVLQKGYRYGDRVIRPAIVRVAN; this is encoded by the coding sequence TTGACGGATAACACCCACGCCCAAACCAATGAGACACCGCCAACGACAACAGAAGCAGCGGCGGACTCCCCGCCTGTTGATTTGGCAGTGGCTCTGGCACAAGCACAAGCAAAAGCACAGGAATACCTTGACGGTTGGCAGCGTGCGCGTGCCGATTTTGCCAATTACCGCAAACGGGCAGACAAAGAACGTGAGGATACCTTTCAACTGGCGGTCATTGACACCCTTCGGAAGTTTATTCCGGTGATCGATGATTTTGATCGGGCGATGGGCAACATCCTCACAGAGGACGCAGAGCGCGAGGTGATCAAGGGCTTCAGCCTGATTCACCGAAAACTAGCCACTCTTTTGGAAGGGGCGGGGTTAGCCGTTATTGATCCACAAGGGCAGGTATTTGATCCCGCCCTTCACGAGGCAATCGGGCAAGATGCGCCCACCGCCGATATTCCCAGTGGGCATATCAGCGCGGTATTGCAAAAAGGGTATCGCTACGGGGATCGTGTGATTCGCCCCGCCATTGTACGAGTAGCAAACTAA